The following are from one region of the Juglans regia cultivar Chandler chromosome 10, Walnut 2.0, whole genome shotgun sequence genome:
- the LOC109014616 gene encoding uncharacterized protein LOC109014616, which produces MPGKNNLSTQSRTSIFFSVTDNLELQTFGQIPSNQFQNMPQDRLRSAVYRSFVTCDDPKGIVDCKTMRKSRTSSEKIEHKIESRRLPKNSNTSISHKADKKEMLSKGLTEEVPSPSSFQVMEVSRGAQKLNQTIDSWSKGVRYDGQSKDIAKDLLKEALDLQESLIMLGKLQEASDYMGRLKRKKNEKSERRRIDEMGIKRTYSSKFGYHKLPEGFQNPRVSVDGSSRNHNIEELKKVINDSLARQNLLPNPSSEEMGFLTQRDSDTASEIPSTSSNKSLMVHSSDFCSTESSLSSTASQKKSKTPNLIAKLMGLEELPSKPRHATLQEHLESERISSQRRLLFDIDMPNGSKPQSMAQHVDPELRKLEKILETMQLKGLLKSKSAKELKPYSYHSSDFHSRHRLIDEIPPVVLIKPTRVSCQLEELHTPVLQEEESLNTKAILTKPKTKEEPTSKTRKGALSSKKGKMEAAETPIKMISLEEGAKRHKEVLMKREEKEVKFREKDSIKLKASGLVDRTRQKKEAIGKKADMLQKVASASRKPPEMENVRAKIVSRSEDHAKANSIKPKKGSNIINNQTPGQPSSTQSTILRRASKTKTSISNSSDQKKNQMKKTTPVRQPKAAKSVIENSSSKEDDKRIDLGSQNCSPQVRTDTALGDQLPIEVDKDASHCHFGEHCSNRVSSLSDVTPLSPKHEMDDKIAEEAYHLIFHTKTDTKSFKTGTNLEAFLLSSPSFLSRAVELFDLNGSSSTSFEISGKDGLEVANGRLTLGCANELIERKSLIVSQIARPLLLTPVSNVRACISIHKLVEEVCKGVENLRSYSKLAGENLCVDSLAMLERDINCNGVENAIWVVGWRHGFSDDDAEEVVNEIEKLVFNGLIEEVLT; this is translated from the exons atGCCGGGAAAGAACAACCTAAGTACTCAG AGCCGGACAAGTATATTTTTCTCTGTTACAGACAACCTTGAGCTGCAAACGTTTGGTCAGATTCCTTCAAACCAA TTCCAGAATATGCCTCAAGACAGGCTGAGATCAGCGGTGTATAGATCATTTGTCACATGTGACGATCCAAAAGGAATTGTAGATTGTAAGACAATGAGAAAATCAAGGACAAGCAGTGAGAAAATAGAGCATAAGATCGAAAGCCGAAGATTACCAAAGAACTCAAATACGTCCATTTCACACAAGGCAGATAAAAAGGAGATGCTCTCCAAAGGGTTGACAGAAGAAGTTCCTAGTCCATCCTCCTTTCAAGTCATGGAAGTCTCCAGAGGAGCTCAGAAACTGAACCAGACGATTGACTCGTGGTCCAAAGGAGTGAGATATGATGGGCAATCTAAAGATATTGCAAAAGATTTGTTGAAAGAAGCTCTTGATCTGCAGGAGTCTCTAATCATGCTAGGAAAGTTGCAAGAAGCTTCAGATTATATGGGTCGattgaaaaggaagaagaatgagaagTCAGAAAGGAGAAGGATTGATGAAATGGGGATTAAGAGAACATATTCTAGTAAATTTGGGTATCACAAGCTCCCAGAGGGATTTCAAAATCCAAGAGTTTCAGTTGATGGCTCTTCAAGGAATCACAACATCGAGGAGCTTAAGAAAGTGATCAATGACAGCCTTGCTAGGCAGAATCTATTGCCAAACCCATCCTCTGAAGAAATGGGTTTTCTTACTCAAAGAGACTCGGACACGGCTTCAGAGATCCCTTCCACGAGCTCAAACAAGTCTTTGATGGTTCATTCAAGTGATTTTTGTTCTACCGAATCCTCTCTTTCATCAACTGCTTCACAGAAGaagtcaaaaactccaaatttgATTGCCAAGCTTATGGGTCTAGAAGAGCTCCCTTCAAAGCCACGGCATGCCACTCTCCAAGAACATTTGGAGAGTGAAAGAATTTCAAGTCAGCGAAGGCTGCTTTTTGATATTGATATGCCGAATGGAAGCAAGCCCCAATCTATGGCACAGCATGTGGATCCAGAGCTGAGGAAACTGGAGAAAATACTTGAAACCATGCAACTCAAAGGACTTCTGAAAAGCAAATCTGCCAAAGAGCTTAAGCCTTATTCCTACCATTCCAGTGATTTCCATTCCAGACACAGGTTGATTGATGAGATACCGCCTGTTGTTCTTATTAAACCTACGCGTGTCTCATGCCAGTTGGAGGAGCTCCACACACCAGTGCTGCAGGAAGAGGAATCTTTGAACACCAAAGCAATCCTCACAAAACCGAAAACAAAAGAAGAGCCTACTTCCAAAACTCGCAAAGGAGCTTTGAGTTCCAAGAAAGGCAAGATGGAAGCAGCAGAGACTCCAATAAAAATGATTAGCTTGGAAGAAGGAGCTAAACGACATAAAGAAGTACTTatgaaaagagaagagaaagaagtcAAGTTTAGAGAAAAAGATTCAATTAAGCTGAAAGCTTCTGGTCTTGTAGATCGCACACGACAGAAAAAAGAAGCAATTGGCAAGAAAGCTGATATGCTTCAAAAAGTTGCTTCTGCCAGCAGGAAACCACCGGAGATGGAGAATGTGAGAGCTAAAATTGTCTCAAGATCTGAAGATCACGCCAAGGCGAACTCTATAAAGCCGAAAAAGGGATCAAACATTATAAATAACCAGACTCCCGGGCAGCCAAGTTCTACCCAAAGCACCATCTTGAGACGCgcctcaaaaacaaaaacttcaatttCTAATTCTTCTGATCAGAAAAAGAATCAGATGAAGAAGACAACGCCTGTCAGGCAGCCTAAAGCAGCCAAATCAGTT ATAGAGAATTCTAGTTCCAAAGAAGATGACAAGAGGATTGATCTTGGAAGTCAAAATTGCTCTCCACAGGTAAGAACCGACACTGCTCTGGGGGATCAACTTCCTATAGAGGTGGACAAAGATGCCTCTCACTGTCATTTTGGAG AGCATTGCAGTAATAGAGTAAGTTCTCTTTCTGATGTCACACCATTGAGCCCCAAACATGAAATGGATGATAAAATCGCCGAGGAAGCTTACCATCTCATCTTTCATACTAAAACAGATACCAAAAGTTTCAAAACTGGAACTAATCTCGAAGCTTTTCTCTTAAGCAGTCCATCATTTCTCAGTCGTGCAGTGGAGCTTTTTGATCTCAATGGTAGTAGTTCTACAAGTTTTGAAATATCAGGCAAAGATGGTTTGGAAGTAGCCAATGGGAGACTCACTTTAGGATGTGCAAATGAACTCATTGAACGTAAAAGCCTTATAGTTTCACAGATAGCCCGTCCTCTGTTACTAACACCTGTGAGCAATGTGAGAGCATGCATCTCAATACACAAGTTGGTGGAGGAAGTTTGTAAGGGTGTTGAAAATCTGAGAAGCTACAGCAAGCTTGCTGGTGAGAATCTTTGTGTAGACAGTCTTGCAATGTTGGAGAGAGATATAAACTGCAATGGAGTGGAAAATGCAATCTGGGTGGTGGGTTGGAGGCATGGGTTTTCTGATGATGATGCAGAGGAAGTTGTGAATGAGATAGAGAAGTTGGTTTTCAATGGGTTGATAGAGGAGGTCCTAACATAA
- the LOC109015051 gene encoding dynein light chain 1, cytoplasmic-like — protein sequence MLEGKARIKETDMAENMQIQAMACASQALDLYDVFDCISIAAHVKKEFDKMYGSGWQCVVGSNFGSFFTHTPGTFIYFALETLNFLIFKGASS from the exons atgttggaAGGAAAAGCTAGGATAAAGGAAACAGACATGGCAGAGAATATGCAGATTCAAGCCATGGCTTGTGCTTCTCAGGCCCTTGATCTCTATGATGTGTTCGATTGCATCTCAATTGCTGCCCATGTCAAGAAG GAGTTTGATAAGATGTATGGGAGTGGATGGCAATGTGTGGTGGGTTCGAATTTTGGAAGTTTCTTCACTCATACACCTGGGACTTTCATCTATTTTGCACTGGAGACCCTCAATTTCCTTATCTTTAAGGGAGCctcttcttaa
- the LOC109014658 gene encoding protein CONTINUOUS VASCULAR RING 1 isoform X2 — protein MTGCVILFPIAITFYLTWWFIHFVDGFFSPIYAQLGIDIFGLGFVTSITFIFLVGVFMSSWLGASVLALGEWFIKRMPFVRHIYSASKQISAAISPDQNTQAFKEVAIIRHPRIGEYAFGFITSSVVLQNYSGEEELYCVYVPTNHLYIGDIFLVNTKDVIRPNLSVREGIEIVVSGGMSMPQILSTLDSRVMSVDRSRLNRS, from the exons ATGACTGGATG TGTCATCCTATTTCCAATAGCAATTACTTTCTACCTAACATGGTGGTTTATTCACTTTGTGGATGGCTTTTTCTCTCCTATATATGCTCAGCTTGGAATTGATATCTTTG GTCTTGGATTTGTAACTTCAATAACATTCATCTTTTTGGTCGGGGTGTTCATGTCATCATGGTTGGGTGCATCTGTCCTTGCACTTGGAGAGTGGTTTATTAAGCGGATGCCATTCGTTCGTCATATCTACAGTGCCTCCAAGCAAATTAGTGCTGCCATATCACCAG ATCAAAACACACAGGCCTTTAAGGAAGTAGCCATAATAAGGCATCCACGTATCGGTGAATATGCATTTGGCTTCATCACTTCATCCGTCGTCCTCCAG AACTATTCTGGAGAGGAGGAGCTTTACTGTGTCTATGTTCCGACGAACCATCTTTACATTGGAGATATATTTCTGGTCAATACCAAGGATGTTATCAGACCAAATTTATCAGTCCGAGAAGGAATTG AAATTGTTGTGTCTGGGGGTATGTCGATGCCTCAGATCCTATCGACCTTGGATTCACGGGTTATGTCAGTGGATAGAAGTAGACTCAACAGAAGCTGA